The Nitrospira sp. DNA window GCGGCTGCTGCGACTGCGCGCCGATCCCGCTCGCGACAGCCGCGGGCAAGAGTCCGATCGCCGCAGCCAGCGAGGTCATGAGCACCGGACGCATCCGGACCTCCGCGCTTTTCATAATCGCTTCACGAACGTCCCACCCTTCGCGCAGCAGGTCCTGCATGCGACTGATGAGGATCAACGCGCCTTGCACGGCGACGCCGAAGAGCGAAATGAATCCGACCGCCGCCGAAATGCTGAAGTGCGTCCCCGTCACCAACAAGGCCAGCACTCCACCGACCAGCGAGAACGGGACGGCTGCCAGTACGAGGAATGCATCCCGAAAATTGTTCAACACCAGGTAGACCAGAATCAAAATCAGCGCCAGCGTGATCGGTACGATCCTGGCGAGGCGCGCTTTTTCGTCCTGTAACTGGTCGAATTCGCCATGCCATTCGATCCGGTAGCCGGCCGGGAACTGAATCTGCTGCTCGATCCGTTCCTGCGCCTCCCGCACAGTTCCCTCCAAGTCGCGGCCACGGACGCTGAACTTGATCGGGATATACCGTTCATTATTCTCACGATACACGATGAACGCACCGGTCTGCTCAGTAATGGAGGCCAATTGCTTGAGCGGGATACGCGCGCCGTCGGGCGTGCTGACGACGATGTTGCCGATCGATTCGATATCCCGCCGAAACTCGGGAAGAAACCGCACGACCAGGTCGAACCACCGCTCGCCCTCGTAGATCTTAGTCACGGCCTGGCCGCCGATGGCCGCCTGCACCACATCGTTGACATCGTCCACTTTCAATCCGTACCGGGCGCACTCTTCACGATTGACCTCGATGACCAGATTGGGTTGGCCCAGCAAATGCAGCACGCCCAGGTCCTTGACCCCCTGCACGCTCTTCATTACTGTCTCAATCTGCTTGGCCAATTGCTCCAATGTCTGCAGATCGCTGCCGAACAATTTGATGGCGTTCTCGCCCTTCACACCCGACATCGCTTCCTGGACGTTGTCTTGAATCGCCTGGGAGAAGTTGAAGGTCACCCCGGGAATCACGCCCAACCGTTGCTCGATCTGATCGATGAGCGCCTTTTTCGTCGGCACCTCGGCCCGCCACTCTTTGAACGGCTTCAGCGTGACGAGGAATTCAGCATTGAAGAAACTGGTGGGATCAGTCCCGTCGTCGGGACGCCCTAACTGCGATGCCGCACTGATGACCTCTGGAAATTGCCTGAACACGCCGCGAATGTCCGTGACCAGGCGCGCAGCCTGCTCGAAGGAAATATCCACCGGGAAGGTCGTCCGCATCCAGATATTGCCTTCTTCTAACGCGGGCATGAACTCTCCGCCGATGAACGGTACTGCCGCCATCGCGACCACCAACACGGCCACGGCAATCCCGACGACCAACCATTCACGCCGCAACCCCCAGTCCAAGAGCGAAATGTATCGCCGGCTCAAGAATTCCACCACCGCCGTGTCTCGCTCCTTGATGGGGCCTGTCAACAGGAGGGAACAGAGGGCCGGCGCCAGGGTAAAGGCCATGAGCAAGGCTCCGCTCAACGCAAACCCGTAGGTCAGGGACATCGGGGCAAACACCTTCCCCGGCACGCCGGTCATGGTGAACAGCGGCAGGAACGCAATGACGATGATGGTGGTGGCGAAAAAAATCGGGCGGCCGACTTCGCGGGCGGCCCGCATCACGTGCATGGGCACCGTCACGCCCTGCGAGGACTTGTGTGCGAGATGGTAAAAAATGCTCTCGACCATGATGAGGGTGGAGTCGACGATAATGCCGAAATCCACCGCGCCCAACGAGATCAAATTCGCTGACTGCCCGGCGAGCACCATCATGCCGAAGGTGAACAGCAAGGCGACCGGGACGGTCAATGCCACAATCATCGCCGTGCGGAAGTGGCCCAAGAACACATACAAGATGATCGACACCAGGACGACGCCCGCGATCAAAATATCGATGACCGTTTCAATGGTGGTGTGGATCAGCACGGTGCGGTCATAGAACGTCTTGATTTGCACGCCTTTGGGCAACTTACGGGCGTTCAGCTCCTCCACCTTTTCATGCACCTTGTCCAACACCGGCAGCGCCTTGGCGCCTCGCTGCAGCAGGACGACGCCCTCAACGACATCATCCCGGTCATCGATACCCACCTTCCCCAGCCGCACCCGCGAGCCGATGCTGGTCTTTCCCAGGTTTCGGATAAAGACCGGCGTGCCTTCCTTCTGCGTCACGACCGTGTTGGAAATATCGTCGAGCTTCTTGATCAGCCCCATGCCCCGGATATTGAAACTCTGCTCCCCCATCGTCAGGTAATTGCCGCCGACGTCCGTATTGCTCTTGGCGAGGCCGTCCATGACCTGGTCGAGCGTGACGTTGTAGCTCATGAGCTGACCGGGATCCAACTCCACATGGTATTCCTTGGTCGTGCCGCCATACGTACTCACATCGATCACGCCGGAGACGCGTTTGAACTCGCGCCGGATCTGCCAATCCTGCGTTGTCTTCAAGTCGGTCAGGGACACATGGTCGCCAGTGAGTTCATACCGAAAAATTTCGGCGATGGCGGACCAGGGCGAGATGGTTGGCTGCACGTTTTGCGGCAACACCGTGAGCTGAAGGCGGTTGAGTATTTCCTGTCGATCACGGAAATAGTCGGTGCCGAAATCGAAATAGACTTTGATGTCGCTCAATCCGAAGATCGAGAGCGAGCGAATCTCCGTCAACCCCGGCATGCCTTGCAACGCAATCTCGATGGGAAGGGTAATAGCCCGCTCCATCTGCTCGCCGGACCAGCCGGGATATTGGGTGATGACCTCGATCATCGGGGGGGAGGGATCGGGATAGGCGACGACGTCCAGAATGTGGAACGCATAGAGACCGCCGAACAACAGGGCCAGTCCGGCAAGGCACACCATGAACCGTTGCGCCAATGCAAAACCCACCAGCCGTTCAATCATACCCGCCTTCTCCCTGTATGCTCCCTCGCTCCCGCCCGCGCCCGATCAGCGGACGCATGACGAGACAACCAACGGACGCCCCCGCCTGGGAAGCGCATTGATGGACTCCCCCTCAGCACAGCGTTCGACGGGCTACACTCGATAGACAGAGAGTCGGGACAGCAGATCGCAGGTCGGCAGCGAGGTGTGACTCGGACAGCGGGGAGGGCGGGAACTATTGGCGGAAGCGTGAAGCTGGAGGCTTGTGGGACCTGACTCGTACGTGATGGCCTTGGCGGTCGCATCATCCCGCAACTCGTCCACGTCCACCTCGGTTGCCCACTGGGTATCGGTCGCTCCCCCAGGTGGATCAATCTGCCCCCCGATCAGATCGGCCCAGGACAGACCGGCCACGACGACCCAGACCAGCAAGAGCACAAACACTTGCAGGCCCATGCGTAGTGATAGGCGCGGGGCAAGGATGACGTTCATAGGAGCAGGTGACGATTTGCGTGAACACTCCACATCAACCGGCGTTGGCGCAGAGTATCACAGGCGTTCCGCGCCAACAAGACGTCAGGCGAATTCCGGCTGACAGGTCTGCAGGGTACTGCGTCAGGGCGGCCTTTTCCGTGTAAGCGACTCCCCACCCGGCAGCACAAGGCCCATCGATGGCCCGAGGCAAAATGGCCCTGCTTGAATTGATGGCCCATTGTCAGTGTGGTAGGGTCCGCGCATGTCGGGTTCGGTGCAATCCTTGACGCTGGTGACGGTTCCCGGCGGCTCACCTCTACTCGGTCACCTGCAGGCGTTCAAGGCCAACCCGCTGGAGACGATGGCGGGATGGTGGCGCCAACATGGCGATGCCCTCCGCTTCAGGCTCGGCCCCAAGGTTATCTACCTGCTCAGTCATCCCGATCTGGCCGAAGACATCCTGGTCCACCACGCCGACCGCTTTGTGAAAGTGTATCACCCCAGACGCCCGTCCGGCCTTGCGCTGGTCTTGGGCAATGGGCTGGTCACTAGTTCCGGCGATGTCTGGAAACGGCACCGGCGCATCATCCAGCCGATCTTTCACCGCTCGCGCATGGCGGCGATGGCCAACCGAATGGTTCAGGTCGGCGAGCAACGCCTGGCCGATTGGACGAGAAAACAGGGGCAGCAGGTCGATATCGCCAGCGAGATGATGCAGTTGGCCCTGGAAGTCATCTCTCAAACCATGTTCACCACCAGCATGGCCGCCCACATCGATCGGATCAATGAGTCGCTGCGTGTGAGCCTGCGATATGCGTTCGATTCATTCCAGAACCCACTCCATCTTCCCCTGTGGGTGCCGACGGCGCGCAATCGAGAATTCCGCGCAGCAATGCAGTTTCTCGACGGACTGATCTACGGACTCCTTGCTGAACGGCGCCGGAACGGAGTGCGACACGATGATCTGCTTGATTTGTTGCTCCAGGCTCGCGACGAGGAGACGGGCACCGGTCTCAGCGATCAAGAACTGCGCGACGAGGCTCTGACGATTTTCGCAGCCGGTCACGAAACCACCGCGAACGCACTCGCCTGGACCTGGTACCTCCTCGCCACCCATCCGGACGCCAAGGCCCGGTTTCATGAGGAAATAGATCGAGTGCTGCAAGGGCGAACCCCGAACGCCGGCGACCTGGCCCACCTGCCCTATACCCGAGCGGTGTTTGATGAAGCGCTCCGGCTCTATCCGCCTGCCGTCGCCGTTCAACGCAAGACCACGCAACCTGTCACAATTCGTGGACTCACGCTGCCGGCTGACGCCATCGTTCTCATCGGAGTATACAACCTGCACCGGCATCCTGATTTTTGGCCTTCCCCTGAACAATTTCTCCCGGAACGTTGGTTGGAACATGAACGACCCGACGCTCGATGCGCCTATCTCCCATTCGGCGCGGGGCCGCG harbors:
- a CDS encoding cytochrome P450, whose translation is MSGSVQSLTLVTVPGGSPLLGHLQAFKANPLETMAGWWRQHGDALRFRLGPKVIYLLSHPDLAEDILVHHADRFVKVYHPRRPSGLALVLGNGLVTSSGDVWKRHRRIIQPIFHRSRMAAMANRMVQVGEQRLADWTRKQGQQVDIASEMMQLALEVISQTMFTTSMAAHIDRINESLRVSLRYAFDSFQNPLHLPLWVPTARNREFRAAMQFLDGLIYGLLAERRRNGVRHDDLLDLLLQARDEETGTGLSDQELRDEALTIFAAGHETTANALAWTWYLLATHPDAKARFHEEIDRVLQGRTPNAGDLAHLPYTRAVFDEALRLYPPAVAVQRKTTQPVTIRGLTLPADAIVLIGVYNLHRHPDFWPSPEQFLPERWLEHERPDARCAYLPFGAGPRACVGTHFATVEGPLLLALFGRRYDPRLVQKLVEPELMVTLRPKGGIRMTLEPRPHAAAGSAV
- a CDS encoding efflux RND transporter permease subunit, with product MIERLVGFALAQRFMVCLAGLALLFGGLYAFHILDVVAYPDPSPPMIEVITQYPGWSGEQMERAITLPIEIALQGMPGLTEIRSLSIFGLSDIKVYFDFGTDYFRDRQEILNRLQLTVLPQNVQPTISPWSAIAEIFRYELTGDHVSLTDLKTTQDWQIRREFKRVSGVIDVSTYGGTTKEYHVELDPGQLMSYNVTLDQVMDGLAKSNTDVGGNYLTMGEQSFNIRGMGLIKKLDDISNTVVTQKEGTPVFIRNLGKTSIGSRVRLGKVGIDDRDDVVEGVVLLQRGAKALPVLDKVHEKVEELNARKLPKGVQIKTFYDRTVLIHTTIETVIDILIAGVVLVSIILYVFLGHFRTAMIVALTVPVALLFTFGMMVLAGQSANLISLGAVDFGIIVDSTLIMVESIFYHLAHKSSQGVTVPMHVMRAAREVGRPIFFATTIIVIAFLPLFTMTGVPGKVFAPMSLTYGFALSGALLMAFTLAPALCSLLLTGPIKERDTAVVEFLSRRYISLLDWGLRREWLVVGIAVAVLVVAMAAVPFIGGEFMPALEEGNIWMRTTFPVDISFEQAARLVTDIRGVFRQFPEVISAASQLGRPDDGTDPTSFFNAEFLVTLKPFKEWRAEVPTKKALIDQIEQRLGVIPGVTFNFSQAIQDNVQEAMSGVKGENAIKLFGSDLQTLEQLAKQIETVMKSVQGVKDLGVLHLLGQPNLVIEVNREECARYGLKVDDVNDVVQAAIGGQAVTKIYEGERWFDLVVRFLPEFRRDIESIGNIVVSTPDGARIPLKQLASITEQTGAFIVYRENNERYIPIKFSVRGRDLEGTVREAQERIEQQIQFPAGYRIEWHGEFDQLQDEKARLARIVPITLALILILVYLVLNNFRDAFLVLAAVPFSLVGGVLALLVTGTHFSISAAVGFISLFGVAVQGALILISRMQDLLREGWDVREAIMKSAEVRMRPVLMTSLAAAIGLLPAAVASGIGAQSQQPLARVVVGGMLTSAALILFVLPVLYQLLHRYGKPSVNQHHQKPQ